One genomic window of Sphingobacterium oryzagri includes the following:
- the aroB gene encoding 3-dehydroquinate synthase encodes MTQLPSLGYTVYFEQTLASLETFIASRQYSQILILVDRNTNDHCLPVLQNALPNLTDYDIIEVDPGEENKNIDFCIGVWKTMLDFGADRKALMINLGGGVVTDMGGFAASTYKRGIDFVQIPTTLLAQVDASVGGKTGIDLDNVKNIIGTFTQPQAVFISSQFLKSLDDRQMRSGFAEVIKHGLIFDNDLFAKTGTVHLEQDDLDELIFQSVSIKNQVIMQDPTEKGLRKILNFGHTIGHAIEGYSMLHDTVPLLHGEAIAVGMICEAYLSHKINGLDETSLQEIIARFDQFFDRYPISSGMYPELLLLMQNDKKNESKKVGFALLSAIGICDFDLFASEDLIIESLDFYKNLTS; translated from the coding sequence ATAACGCAACTACCTAGCTTAGGCTACACTGTATATTTTGAGCAAACGCTCGCATCATTAGAAACTTTTATCGCTTCCCGTCAATATTCCCAAATTCTGATCCTGGTAGACAGGAATACAAACGATCATTGTTTGCCCGTGTTGCAAAACGCACTGCCCAATTTAACAGATTACGACATCATTGAAGTAGATCCGGGCGAAGAGAATAAGAATATCGATTTTTGTATCGGCGTTTGGAAAACGATGCTCGACTTTGGTGCAGATCGCAAAGCCTTGATGATTAATCTGGGCGGCGGTGTGGTGACCGATATGGGGGGCTTTGCGGCCTCTACATATAAGCGCGGAATAGATTTCGTCCAGATACCGACTACGCTGCTGGCGCAAGTCGATGCTTCTGTCGGCGGTAAAACGGGCATCGATCTCGATAACGTCAAAAATATTATCGGCACCTTTACACAGCCACAAGCTGTATTTATCAGTTCGCAGTTTTTGAAGTCCCTGGACGATAGGCAGATGCGATCTGGCTTTGCAGAGGTTATCAAACATGGATTGATTTTCGACAACGATTTATTTGCGAAAACCGGCACCGTCCATCTGGAACAAGATGATCTTGACGAGCTTATTTTTCAATCGGTGAGCATAAAAAACCAGGTGATCATGCAAGATCCTACGGAAAAGGGCTTACGTAAAATACTCAATTTTGGACATACCATTGGTCACGCTATCGAAGGGTATTCTATGCTACACGATACGGTGCCGTTGCTACACGGTGAGGCTATCGCTGTTGGGATGATCTGCGAAGCATATTTATCGCACAAGATAAATGGCCTTGATGAGACTTCTCTTCAGGAAATTATTGCGCGCTTCGACCAGTTTTTCGATCGTTATCCTATTTCCTCCGGTATGTATCCGGAATTGTTGCTTCTGATGCAAAATGACAAGAAAAATGAGTCGAAGAAAGTTGGTTTTGCCTTGCTTTCCGCGATTGGAATATGCGATTTTGACTTATTTGCATCGGAAGATTTGATCATCGAAAGCTTAGATTTTTACAAAAACTTAACCTCATGA
- a CDS encoding ThuA domain-containing protein codes for MNYLKLLAVLLLTVPGLSAYSQKKVLIFSKTTGFRHESIPKGVKTVTQLLEAEQIKTVHTENAAYFCSDSLAKFDAVLFLSTTGDIFNAEQKSAFQSFIRSGKGFIGIHAATDTEHNWPWYGQLVGGYFASHPAVQNAKIDVVDNKHPSTAQLPAVWWHKDEWYDFKNVQPGLHILMTLDEKSYADGKMGKFHPIAWFQTFDGGRMFYTGLGHTDAAYDVAAFQQHIVGGVKYVLQVD; via the coding sequence ATGAACTACCTGAAACTTCTCGCGGTTTTGCTGCTAACGGTACCCGGATTATCTGCCTATAGTCAAAAGAAGGTATTAATCTTTTCGAAGACCACCGGGTTTCGTCACGAAAGCATACCAAAAGGGGTGAAGACGGTAACGCAATTATTAGAAGCTGAACAAATAAAGACCGTGCATACGGAAAATGCCGCTTACTTTTGCAGCGATAGTTTGGCAAAATTTGATGCTGTTTTGTTTTTGAGTACCACCGGAGATATTTTTAATGCCGAACAAAAATCTGCTTTTCAGTCATTTATCCGATCTGGAAAAGGTTTTATCGGTATACATGCTGCCACCGATACCGAACATAACTGGCCCTGGTATGGACAGTTGGTGGGCGGCTATTTTGCGAGTCATCCAGCGGTGCAAAATGCAAAAATCGACGTAGTCGATAATAAACATCCGTCAACCGCGCAACTGCCGGCGGTGTGGTGGCACAAAGATGAATGGTATGATTTTAAAAATGTGCAGCCTGGTTTGCATATTTTGATGACGCTTGATGAAAAGAGTTATGCCGACGGGAAGATGGGGAAGTTCCATCCGATAGCTTGGTTTCAAACGTTTGATGGCGGTCGCATGTTTTACACCGGTCTTGGACATACCGATGCGGCTTATGATGTTGCGGCATTCCAGCAGCATATCGTGGGTGGTGTAAAATATGTTTTACAAGTCGACTAA
- a CDS encoding helix-turn-helix domain-containing protein, producing the protein MEKQIERIDSIREYHQLGDIETLHPLVSVIRFDEIPAIQYFRRYMGLYAIFLKNIRCGDIIYGCQPYDYDDGTLVFVSPGQLYGIDSKGVALRPSGYALLFHPDLIAGSSLAKTIKDYNFFSYEVNEALHLSKKERATIIECLEKIRAEIEQNMDKHSKTLIVSNIEVLLNYCMRFYDRQFITRSVVHKDILVRFESLMQDYFQSDKAQKIGLPTVSWCADQLHLSPNYFGDLIKKETGNTALDYIQSRLIDEAKFRMFDSNRSINEISFELGFKYQQHFTRLFKQKTGKTPIEYRSTGI; encoded by the coding sequence ATGGAAAAACAGATCGAGCGAATCGATAGTATTCGGGAATATCACCAACTGGGAGATATCGAAACGCTGCACCCCTTAGTAAGCGTAATCCGATTTGACGAGATACCGGCAATACAATATTTTCGGCGCTATATGGGGCTTTACGCCATTTTTTTAAAGAATATCCGCTGCGGCGACATTATTTACGGTTGTCAGCCCTATGATTACGACGATGGTACGCTGGTATTTGTATCGCCAGGGCAACTCTATGGTATAGATAGCAAAGGCGTAGCGCTTAGACCTTCTGGATATGCATTGCTATTTCATCCAGACCTGATCGCTGGCAGCTCCTTAGCGAAGACAATCAAAGACTACAACTTTTTTTCCTACGAAGTGAACGAGGCTTTACATCTTTCCAAAAAAGAACGGGCAACTATTATCGAGTGTCTGGAAAAGATACGTGCCGAAATAGAACAAAATATGGATAAGCATAGTAAGACATTGATCGTTTCTAACATCGAGGTGCTCCTCAATTATTGCATGCGCTTTTACGATCGGCAATTTATTACGCGGAGCGTCGTCCATAAGGATATACTTGTCAGGTTTGAAAGTCTTATGCAAGATTACTTCCAGTCAGATAAAGCTCAAAAAATAGGTTTGCCGACGGTATCCTGGTGTGCAGATCAACTGCATTTATCACCAAATTATTTTGGTGATTTAATCAAAAAAGAAACGGGAAATACAGCGCTAGACTACATACAATCCCGGCTAATTGACGAAGCGAAATTTAGGATGTTTGACTCCAACAGGTCTATTAACGAAATTTCATTCGAACTGGGTTTTAAATATCAACAGCATTTCACCCGCCTTTTCAAACAAAAAACAGGCAAAACACCCATCGAATATCGTAGCACAGGGATTTAA
- a CDS encoding DapH/DapD/GlmU-related protein — protein MHQTIFQRLEAGQTIPAGDPEAASLLTAAYATKQLLVRMNNSADPSEIRDLLGEITGSAIDETVFVFSPLYINYGKHTRIGKRVFINFDCVFLDLGGITIEDDVLIAPKVSLLTEGHPLTPADRGALQVKPIVIKRNAWIGANATILPGVTIGAHAVVAAGAVVSADVPDYAVVAGIPAKIVKTIAPAPPSAP, from the coding sequence ATGCATCAAACTATTTTTCAACGGCTGGAAGCCGGCCAAACGATACCGGCAGGCGACCCGGAAGCGGCAAGTCTACTTACCGCAGCTTACGCTACGAAACAATTATTAGTACGTATGAATAATTCGGCAGATCCGTCCGAAATAAGAGATTTACTGGGAGAAATCACCGGTAGTGCAATCGACGAAACGGTGTTCGTTTTTTCGCCGCTATATATCAATTACGGAAAGCACACCCGCATTGGAAAACGGGTGTTTATCAACTTCGATTGCGTGTTTTTAGACTTAGGTGGTATAACCATTGAAGACGATGTGCTGATCGCACCTAAAGTAAGTTTGTTGACAGAAGGGCATCCATTAACGCCAGCAGATCGCGGAGCTTTGCAGGTGAAGCCAATCGTCATCAAACGAAATGCGTGGATCGGTGCAAATGCTACAATATTACCAGGTGTAACCATTGGTGCACACGCCGTCGTTGCGGCCGGAGCGGTCGTTTCTGCTGATGTTCCCGACTATGCGGTCGTTGCTGGTATTCCTGCGAAAATAGTAAAGACGATTGCGCCCGCGCCGCCATCAGCACCATAG
- a CDS encoding SusC/RagA family TonB-linked outer membrane protein encodes MKKITNFSGRESLYPKKPIKQALWISSALLLIGNYALAANHANLVNTKQNNSIERYQEKTIRGTVVDASTKTVLAGVTLKVVGKTAATSTNENGVFEIRAAVNDIIEINYIGYQMTRITVQEGSNNLTIDLQADNSNLEEVLVTGYGTQRKKDLTGAVAVVNVEQLKTQPAASAVEALQGRATGVQIVNDGAPGSTPQIKIRGYSTINNNEPLYIIDGVPFEGKLSWLNQNDIETMQVLKDASAASIYGSRANNGVVIITTKTGKEGKPQINFDSYVGLQTPRYNTFPKMMSPQQVYDLNNQLDGTNLSLPDYLLTGAKGREDVSNMTPADYDMSRYNYSRDPNTFYQITKANKAGTDWFRELSQNAPTQSYQLSATGGGENATYAVSLGHLKQKGAIIHSGFERFNVRSNTMFKAFNGKLRIGENMQYGYTNGFGVGVNPNTAGGYMEEGSILGFAFRIQNIIPVYDEGGNFAGSKGGWGNGQNPVAMAYRGKDDVNKSNLFFGNAFAEYDLLDGLTFRSSFGIKYENYYGTDITYPNPEFSEGSFNNSLREYAGYNTEWTWTNTLNWRKVIDKHNINVMAGTEAIDNRTRDLSANRNGFFLLSSLDYFYLNAGTTNFGNTGTGTLGALFSIFGKVDYSFDERYILSATVRRDGSSNFGENNQYGVFPGISGAWRLSSEEFLKPVTWINDLKLRVGYGITGNQRIPALQFMNRYTSIINESSYPINGPVSTGIWQRAYANPDVKWEQVNALNLGIDFTLFNGDFDGAVDYYDKRTKDMLFRVPLPAVAVGRADAPYVNVGNMSNKGVELALGYHYGYRQASDFKLDLAGTISRNVNRVESLAPSVSSQIYGNFRSMQTTILKPGEQFGAFYGYQVAGIYQSDADVANSPSYADARPGGLKFADINGDGNINDADRTVIGSPHPDFIYSLAINTAYKNFDFSMFFYGSQGNQVYDATRYYTDFSVFSGQKSVRLLDAWSPTNTGSETPSPTLNASAFEYASSSYYVQDASFLKLRTMQLGYNLPVKNMFGDNTSVSRLRVYLGVNNVFTITKYDGLDPEVTATPSDYPALGVDFGTYPQARQYTFGVSLGF; translated from the coding sequence ATGAAAAAAATCACCAATTTTTCTGGCAGGGAATCTTTGTACCCTAAAAAACCGATAAAACAGGCTCTTTGGATATCCAGCGCGCTGCTTTTAATCGGTAACTACGCGCTCGCGGCTAACCACGCTAACCTGGTTAACACAAAGCAAAACAATAGTATTGAACGTTATCAAGAAAAGACTATCCGCGGAACGGTGGTCGATGCCAGCACGAAAACAGTATTAGCCGGCGTAACCCTAAAAGTTGTAGGAAAAACGGCCGCCACCTCAACTAATGAGAACGGTGTTTTTGAAATTCGTGCGGCTGTGAATGACATTATTGAGATTAATTACATTGGTTACCAAATGACGCGCATCACGGTGCAGGAAGGCAGCAACAACCTCACGATTGATTTGCAAGCCGATAACAGCAACCTGGAGGAGGTGTTGGTTACGGGGTATGGTACACAGCGGAAAAAGGATCTCACCGGCGCGGTAGCTGTTGTCAATGTGGAGCAACTGAAAACGCAACCTGCGGCATCCGCTGTGGAAGCTTTACAAGGACGCGCAACTGGTGTGCAAATTGTGAATGACGGGGCGCCAGGTTCTACACCACAAATCAAAATTCGCGGTTACAGTACCATTAACAATAACGAGCCGTTGTACATCATCGACGGTGTGCCGTTTGAGGGGAAACTTAGCTGGCTAAACCAAAATGATATCGAAACTATGCAGGTGTTAAAAGATGCTTCTGCGGCTTCGATTTACGGATCGCGTGCGAATAACGGGGTTGTCATCATCACAACAAAAACCGGTAAAGAAGGTAAACCACAAATTAACTTCGACTCGTACGTGGGCTTGCAAACGCCGCGCTACAATACCTTTCCGAAAATGATGAGTCCGCAGCAAGTTTATGATCTGAACAACCAGCTGGACGGCACCAACCTTAGCTTGCCTGATTATTTACTTACAGGAGCCAAAGGACGCGAAGATGTGAGTAATATGACACCAGCTGATTACGACATGTCGAGATACAATTACTCGCGTGATCCAAACACATTTTACCAGATTACGAAGGCGAATAAAGCAGGCACCGATTGGTTTCGGGAGTTATCGCAAAACGCGCCAACGCAAAGTTACCAGTTAAGTGCTACAGGTGGTGGTGAAAATGCTACGTATGCCGTTTCTCTTGGTCATTTAAAACAAAAGGGCGCAATTATCCATAGCGGGTTTGAACGTTTTAATGTGCGATCAAACACCATGTTTAAAGCATTTAACGGCAAGTTGCGCATAGGGGAAAATATGCAATATGGTTACACCAATGGGTTTGGTGTCGGCGTAAATCCCAATACGGCTGGAGGATATATGGAAGAGGGCAGTATTTTGGGATTTGCCTTTCGTATACAAAACATCATCCCTGTTTATGACGAAGGCGGCAATTTTGCTGGCTCCAAAGGCGGCTGGGGAAATGGACAAAATCCGGTCGCGATGGCTTACCGCGGTAAGGACGACGTCAATAAGAGTAATTTATTTTTCGGAAATGCTTTTGCAGAATACGACCTGTTGGACGGTTTAACTTTCCGAAGCAGCTTTGGTATTAAATATGAAAATTACTACGGAACCGATATAACTTATCCAAATCCGGAGTTTTCGGAAGGTTCATTTAATAACAGTCTCCGCGAATACGCTGGTTATAATACCGAGTGGACGTGGACAAACACGTTAAACTGGAGAAAAGTAATCGATAAACACAATATCAACGTTATGGCAGGTACGGAGGCGATTGATAACCGTACACGTGACCTTTCTGCCAATAGAAATGGCTTTTTCCTGCTAAGTAGCTTAGATTATTTTTACCTCAATGCTGGAACGACAAACTTCGGCAATACCGGAACCGGAACGCTTGGTGCCTTGTTTTCCATCTTTGGTAAGGTAGACTATAGCTTTGATGAACGCTATATTTTAAGTGCAACGGTGCGTCGTGACGGTTCGTCAAATTTTGGGGAGAATAATCAATATGGTGTGTTTCCCGGTATCAGCGGTGCCTGGCGTTTATCTAGCGAAGAATTCTTGAAACCCGTCACCTGGATCAACGACTTGAAATTACGCGTGGGTTATGGTATAACTGGTAATCAACGTATTCCAGCGTTACAGTTTATGAATCGCTACACGTCTATCATCAACGAGTCGTCTTATCCAATTAACGGACCAGTGAGTACGGGTATTTGGCAGCGCGCTTATGCCAATCCTGACGTCAAGTGGGAACAAGTAAACGCGCTCAATCTTGGTATAGACTTTACATTATTTAACGGCGACTTCGATGGTGCGGTTGATTATTATGACAAACGGACGAAAGATATGTTGTTTCGCGTGCCGCTGCCAGCTGTGGCCGTTGGTCGTGCCGATGCGCCATATGTCAACGTGGGCAACATGAGCAATAAAGGAGTGGAGCTTGCACTTGGCTACCACTACGGCTACCGTCAAGCAAGCGATTTTAAATTGGATTTAGCCGGAACGATCTCGCGCAACGTAAACCGCGTAGAATCGTTAGCGCCATCCGTGTCTTCGCAGATATACGGAAACTTTAGAAGCATGCAGACAACCATCTTAAAACCAGGTGAACAGTTTGGCGCTTTTTACGGTTATCAAGTCGCCGGTATTTACCAAAGCGATGCTGATGTAGCCAATTCACCATCTTATGCTGATGCTCGTCCGGGCGGATTGAAGTTTGCAGATATTAATGGTGACGGCAATATCAACGACGCTGATAGAACGGTGATCGGATCGCCGCACCCAGACTTTATCTACTCCTTAGCCATCAATACGGCCTACAAAAATTTCGATTTTTCCATGTTTTTCTATGGCTCGCAAGGAAACCAAGTATATGATGCTACACGCTACTATACTGATTTCAGCGTGTTCTCCGGACAAAAAAGCGTACGTTTACTCGACGCCTGGAGTCCAACGAATACGGGCAGTGAAACGCCATCGCCAACCTTAAATGCTTCAGCATTTGAGTATGCCTCATCATCCTATTACGTGCAAGATGCGAGTTTTCTAAAATTGCGCACCATGCAGCTCGGCTATAATTTACCGGTGAAGAATATGTTTGGCGACAATACGTCGGTGAGTAGGCTGCGCGTGTATCTGGGTGTAAACAACGTTTTTACGATCACCAAATACGATGGTCTTGATCCTGAAGTTACGGCTACACCAAGTGACTACCCAGCTTTGGGCGTTGACTTTGGCACGTATCCGCAAGCCCGTCAATATACCTTCGGTGTGAGTTTAGGTTTTTAA
- a CDS encoding RagB/SusD family nutrient uptake outer membrane protein — translation MKNNALYITLLCSGLLFASCGKDFLNKNPQGELSEDQVTNSDGVEASLLGAYGILNGNVSGTWGNYSSAPSQWLFGEVAADNAHKGSEETDQPNMNLIELLRPNPANDNLSQMWQVYYEGVLRCNSTINLLRKDQEGPRTISAARATEIEAESKMLRAHYYFFLWRVFQNIPWVDETTTLEEAKVKANNENIYPNIIADLQFAVTNLPEAKIKGEKGRMDRWIAKAYLGKVYLYEKQYGLALPLFKEVIGSKDITTMPFENNFNVETEDGPEALFVSKHAINPNGTGDNANVGDMLGGLYGTSPVGCCGFYQPSIDLVNAYRVTAAGLPYLDGSYRNNPYRSDMGLTGAAKTNYQLDYSLRVDPRLDYTVGRRGVPYLDYGVMPGDAWIRMATYAGPFVGIKTMIYQSQFASFAVPGEAYITALDVNIMRLADVILMAAECSVELGNLNEALGYVNAIRRRAANLPHKQVNGTDVANYVVAPYPSFPDATYARNAVRMERRLELALEGHRFFDLVRWGVAKQVIESYSSFEGGILPAFSGVIFNTHNAYFPIPQIEIDRSGGALTQNTGYN, via the coding sequence ATGAAAAATAATGCACTATATATTACATTACTATGCTCAGGACTACTTTTTGCGAGTTGTGGTAAAGATTTTCTGAACAAAAATCCGCAAGGCGAATTGAGCGAAGATCAGGTGACAAACAGTGATGGCGTTGAAGCTAGTTTGTTGGGCGCTTATGGTATTTTGAACGGAAACGTCAGCGGTACCTGGGGCAATTACTCCTCGGCGCCAAGCCAGTGGTTGTTTGGCGAAGTGGCGGCCGATAATGCACATAAAGGGTCGGAAGAAACCGATCAGCCAAATATGAACCTTATTGAATTATTGCGTCCAAATCCGGCCAATGATAACTTATCGCAGATGTGGCAGGTTTATTATGAAGGTGTGTTGCGTTGTAACAGCACGATCAACCTTTTACGCAAAGATCAAGAAGGGCCAAGAACCATTTCGGCAGCACGCGCCACCGAAATCGAAGCAGAATCGAAGATGTTGCGCGCACATTATTATTTCTTTCTATGGCGCGTTTTTCAAAATATCCCCTGGGTAGATGAAACTACAACGTTGGAAGAAGCGAAGGTGAAGGCCAATAACGAGAATATTTATCCGAATATCATTGCCGATCTCCAATTTGCGGTTACAAACCTGCCGGAAGCAAAAATTAAAGGCGAAAAAGGTCGTATGGATCGTTGGATCGCCAAAGCTTATCTCGGAAAGGTGTATCTGTATGAGAAGCAATATGGATTGGCCTTGCCGCTGTTCAAAGAAGTGATTGGCAGCAAGGATATTACAACCATGCCTTTTGAGAATAACTTTAATGTAGAAACCGAAGACGGACCGGAAGCACTGTTTGTATCGAAGCACGCGATTAATCCAAACGGAACTGGCGACAATGCAAATGTAGGTGATATGTTAGGTGGTTTATATGGCACATCGCCCGTAGGATGTTGTGGTTTTTACCAACCATCTATTGATTTGGTAAACGCTTACCGCGTCACGGCAGCAGGTTTGCCTTATCTCGACGGTAGCTACCGCAACAATCCGTATCGATCAGATATGGGATTGACTGGCGCTGCAAAGACAAACTATCAATTGGATTACAGTCTACGTGTTGATCCCCGATTGGATTACACGGTTGGTCGACGCGGCGTTCCGTATCTTGATTACGGTGTGATGCCGGGCGATGCCTGGATTCGTATGGCAACGTATGCAGGTCCGTTTGTAGGCATCAAAACGATGATTTATCAAAGTCAATTTGCTTCGTTTGCCGTTCCGGGTGAAGCGTATATCACCGCGCTCGATGTCAACATTATGCGCTTAGCGGACGTTATTTTGATGGCTGCTGAATGTTCGGTCGAGTTGGGTAACCTCAATGAAGCCTTGGGTTACGTAAATGCGATTCGTCGGCGTGCAGCAAACTTGCCGCACAAACAAGTCAACGGTACCGACGTGGCTAATTACGTCGTGGCGCCTTATCCTTCTTTTCCAGATGCGACTTACGCGCGCAATGCGGTGCGCATGGAGCGGCGCTTAGAACTGGCGTTGGAAGGACATCGCTTCTTTGATCTCGTTCGTTGGGGAGTAGCTAAACAGGTTATCGAAAGCTATTCATCTTTTGAGGGCGGAATATTACCCGCTTTTAGCGGTGTGATTTTTAACACACACAACGCCTATTTTCCCATACCGCAGATTGAAATCGATAGAAGCGGTGGCGCTTTAACGCAGAATACGGGATACAATTAA
- a CDS encoding D-alanyl-D-alanine carboxypeptidase/D-alanyl-D-alanine-endopeptidase: MKRIFAFLGLVFAMLNVYAQQMDTNPIRRELEFSPVLNKHFYGFCLYDLDSNRFVTGINESKLFTPASNAKTFTLFAALKHLGDSIPGLQYIERGDSLIFWGTGDPTFLHNRLDSRKVYDFLKSSNKKLFYAEEDIIEEPFYRKGWAIEDYEEYYQPEISSFPIYGNVVTLREHDGRLCASPSFFQGALLTTSNSSSGTYTVSREFDRNSFRVNRAYPPRNYINEKPFRYSAELFVQLLVDTLHRPVKRIRFQRPPLSKTIYSASTQAILREMMLPSDNFLAEQFHMLIAQKLYGQFDTGRLRKELTKNFFGYFTDNIDLYDASGLSSYNKVTPRSMVEVLLLVYAQVADKEALHRLFPTGGVDGTLKRAYSLDNGEAFVWAKTGTINAVHNQSGFIRTRSGRNLAFAFLNTNFLGDAAPVRKEMVRIMTFIRQHY, from the coding sequence ATGAAAAGAATCTTCGCGTTTTTAGGGCTCGTTTTTGCCATGCTTAACGTCTACGCACAGCAAATGGACACGAATCCGATACGACGTGAACTTGAATTCTCTCCTGTTTTAAACAAGCACTTTTACGGCTTCTGTTTATATGATTTAGACAGTAATCGCTTTGTGACGGGGATTAATGAAAGTAAGCTTTTCACGCCGGCCTCAAACGCCAAAACGTTTACCTTATTTGCTGCGCTAAAACATCTGGGGGATTCTATCCCTGGATTACAGTATATTGAGCGTGGTGATTCCCTTATTTTTTGGGGTACAGGCGATCCGACATTTCTCCATAATAGATTAGATAGCCGAAAAGTATACGATTTTCTGAAATCCAGCAACAAAAAGCTTTTCTACGCCGAGGAAGATATCATAGAAGAGCCTTTTTATAGAAAAGGTTGGGCTATAGAAGATTACGAAGAATATTATCAGCCAGAGATTAGTAGTTTCCCGATTTACGGAAATGTCGTGACACTACGCGAGCATGACGGCAGGTTATGCGCCAGCCCTTCTTTTTTTCAGGGTGCTTTATTAACGACAAGCAATAGTTCGTCTGGAACATATACGGTGAGTCGCGAATTTGATCGGAATAGCTTCCGGGTAAACCGAGCATATCCGCCACGTAACTATATTAATGAGAAGCCTTTTCGCTATTCAGCTGAACTTTTTGTGCAGCTTCTGGTAGACACATTACACCGGCCTGTAAAACGTATCCGTTTCCAGCGTCCGCCGCTTAGTAAAACTATTTATTCCGCCAGCACGCAAGCTATACTACGCGAAATGATGTTACCTAGTGATAATTTTTTGGCCGAACAATTTCATATGCTTATCGCGCAAAAGTTATATGGGCAATTTGATACCGGACGATTGCGTAAAGAGCTGACAAAAAACTTCTTCGGTTACTTTACCGATAATATTGATTTATATGACGCAAGTGGTTTATCGAGTTACAATAAGGTGACACCGCGCAGCATGGTAGAAGTGCTTTTACTGGTCTACGCGCAGGTTGCCGACAAAGAAGCATTACATCGTCTTTTTCCTACTGGTGGCGTAGACGGAACGTTAAAACGAGCCTACAGCCTGGATAATGGCGAAGCATTTGTATGGGCAAAAACGGGCACGATAAACGCTGTGCACAATCAAAGTGGCTTTATACGCACGCGGAGTGGTCGTAACCTGGCCTTTGCTTTTTTGAATACTAATTTTTTGGGCGACGCAGCGCCCGTGCGAAAGGAAATGGTGCGTATCATGACTTTTATTCGACAACATTACTAA
- a CDS encoding MFS transporter: MAVIPKNDKRLIRSWSMYDWANSAYNLVITSTIFPAYYTAITATEERGDVVSFFGFEVINTALSNFSLAVAYLIMAVTLPFISSYADVKGKKKPIMMAFTYLGAVACMGLFFFRIETLELGIILFALAAMGYIGGVLFNNSYLPEIASPDQQDRVSAQGFAYGYVGCVTLQLICLLFILKPDWFGITDPSFGPRLSFLLVGLWWAGFATIPFKALPGNQKVMTGPSRKLFKTVILEFRIILRKIGRMERIKRFLPAYFFYAAGVQTVMIVAAAFGAKELHMESSKLIITILLIQLVAILGALIMSKLSERFGNINILIVVVLVWIGICFSAFFIHSEMQFYILACVVGLVMGGIQSLSRSTYSKFLPENTRDTTSFFSFYDVTEKVAIVMGLLSFGFIEQISHNIRYSALSLSVFFIVGCLLLFRLLRFNKVMTA; the protein is encoded by the coding sequence ATGGCTGTCATCCCGAAAAACGACAAACGCTTAATTCGCTCTTGGTCCATGTACGACTGGGCAAATTCTGCTTATAATTTAGTTATTACCTCAACAATATTTCCGGCTTATTACACAGCTATTACCGCGACTGAAGAACGCGGTGACGTTGTCTCTTTTTTCGGATTCGAGGTCATTAATACGGCATTATCTAATTTTAGTTTGGCTGTCGCCTACTTGATTATGGCGGTTACTTTGCCGTTTATCTCGTCATATGCCGATGTGAAAGGCAAAAAGAAGCCTATCATGATGGCTTTCACCTATCTCGGTGCAGTGGCTTGTATGGGGCTATTCTTTTTCCGTATCGAAACCCTCGAACTCGGTATCATTCTTTTTGCGCTTGCCGCAATGGGCTATATCGGCGGTGTGTTGTTCAACAATTCGTACTTACCCGAAATTGCATCGCCTGATCAGCAAGACCGCGTTAGTGCACAAGGTTTTGCGTATGGTTATGTAGGTTGCGTGACCTTACAGCTCATCTGCTTACTCTTTATATTAAAGCCTGATTGGTTTGGTATCACCGATCCATCTTTTGGACCGCGTTTATCCTTTTTGCTGGTAGGTTTGTGGTGGGCCGGTTTCGCTACCATTCCATTTAAGGCATTGCCAGGGAACCAAAAAGTAATGACTGGGCCATCTAGAAAACTGTTTAAAACCGTGATTTTAGAGTTTCGTATTATTTTGCGGAAAATAGGACGTATGGAGCGTATCAAACGTTTTTTACCGGCTTATTTCTTTTATGCGGCCGGGGTGCAAACCGTTATGATTGTCGCCGCTGCATTTGGCGCCAAAGAGCTGCACATGGAAAGTTCGAAGCTTATTATCACTATTTTACTTATTCAGCTCGTCGCTATTTTGGGGGCACTCATCATGTCCAAGCTTTCCGAAAGATTTGGAAATATCAATATATTGATCGTTGTCGTGCTGGTATGGATTGGTATTTGCTTCTCTGCATTCTTTATTCATTCAGAAATGCAGTTTTACATTTTAGCATGTGTTGTGGGACTGGTTATGGGCGGTATACAGTCACTTTCCAGATCAACTTATTCCAAGTTCTTACCGGAAAACACCAGAGATACCACCTCATTTTTCAGTTTTTATGACGTAACCGAAAAAGTCGCTATCGTAATGGGCTTACTGTCCTTTGGTTTTATTGAGCAAATCAGTCACAATATTCGGTATTCCGCTCTTTCGCTGTCGGTATTTTTTATAGTAGGCTGTTTGTTGCTGTTTCGCCTGCTTCGTTTCAATAAAGTTATGACCGCATGA